The Halofilum ochraceum genome window below encodes:
- a CDS encoding RNA pyrophosphohydrolase: protein MIDSKGYRANVGIILSNDEGRLFWGRRKGQEAWQFPQGGIQARESARAAMYRELAEETGLQPGHVEVMGCTRDWLRYELPARYIRRRSRPVCIGQKQRWFMLRLVGDESCVDLGASDRPEFDDWCWVDYWHPPTDVIFFKQAVYREALRELAPLLFPEYAPAAGSRG, encoded by the coding sequence GTGATTGATTCGAAAGGATACAGAGCCAACGTCGGGATCATACTCTCCAACGACGAGGGACGCCTGTTCTGGGGGCGGCGCAAGGGGCAGGAGGCGTGGCAGTTCCCCCAGGGCGGCATCCAGGCGCGTGAGTCCGCGCGCGCTGCCATGTATCGGGAACTGGCCGAGGAAACCGGCCTGCAGCCCGGCCACGTCGAGGTGATGGGCTGCACCCGGGACTGGCTGCGCTATGAGTTGCCCGCCCGCTATATCCGGCGTCGCTCGCGCCCGGTCTGTATCGGCCAGAAGCAGCGCTGGTTCATGCTGCGGCTTGTCGGGGACGAGTCCTGCGTCGATCTTGGCGCCAGCGACCGGCCCGAGTTCGATGACTGGTGCTGGGTGGATTACTGGCACCCGCCAACGGACGTGATCTTCTTCAAGCAGGCGGTGTATCGTGAAGCCCTGCGCGAACTTGCGCCCCTGCTGTTTCCGGAGTACGCGCCGGCAGCGGGATCCCGCGGCTAG
- the ptsP gene encoding phosphoenolpyruvate--protein phosphotransferase — MLSTLRRIVQEVSAAPGLDAALDIIVRRLHGALGVDACSVYLTQLEDGPQRLVLRAGYGINSDAIGRLSLAPEEGLVGLVAQRAEPLNLERATSHPRFLHTDAYGEELFETFLGVPIIHQSRVFGVLVVSQREGRRFGEDVVTFMVTLAAQLAASIMHAVVGEEAFLVQSGQAGGAGIVKGLSGALGVGIGECVVAYSPAALDDIPDRRTDDPEAELQRLRDAIESTKVDIRNLSEEMRTVLPEEERALFDVYVMMLDGESLWAEAERVIRGGLWAPAGLRESIRSHVHQFQDMADPYLAERASDIRDLGRRILVKLGRDQQNGPREYPRQTILAGHEVSAAQIAEVPQERLAGIVSMRGSGSSHVAILARALGIPTVMGAADLPIARLEGKELIVDGYLGWVFVQPDDDIKEEFVRLEREEHELTEQLQDLKHLPTVTTDGTRISLFANTGLQAEISPALIEVADGLGLYRTEMPFQVRDRFPGEDEQVQIYRRPLESFAPAPCILRTLDIGGDKTLPYFSVEEDNPFLGWRGIRVTLDHPEIFLTQVRAMLRANEGIGNLSIMLPMISRLEELQQSMALIQRAHRELLDEGLDTPLPPIGVMIEVPAAVYQIEAIAKRVDFISVGTNDLTQYLLAVDRNNERVAKIYDSLHPAVLAALVQIKRGAARHGKPVSICGEFAGDPLGAILLLGMGIDSLSMSAGSLLRIKWVIRSFSYQRAREILERALEMEDGREVRAMMIEEIERAGIGGLIRAGK; from the coding sequence ATGCTCTCGACGCTGCGCCGGATAGTCCAGGAAGTCAGCGCCGCGCCCGGCCTGGACGCTGCGCTGGATATCATCGTCCGTCGCCTGCACGGCGCCCTGGGCGTCGATGCCTGTTCGGTGTACCTCACTCAGCTCGAGGATGGCCCCCAGCGCCTGGTACTGCGGGCCGGCTACGGCATCAACAGCGACGCCATCGGACGCCTCAGCCTCGCCCCCGAAGAGGGCCTCGTCGGGCTGGTGGCGCAGCGGGCGGAGCCGCTCAATCTCGAACGCGCGACCAGTCATCCGCGTTTCCTCCATACGGACGCCTACGGCGAGGAGCTGTTCGAGACCTTCCTCGGGGTCCCGATCATCCACCAGAGCCGCGTCTTCGGCGTGCTCGTGGTATCGCAGCGCGAGGGCCGCCGCTTCGGCGAGGACGTCGTCACGTTCATGGTCACGCTGGCGGCGCAGCTCGCCGCCAGCATCATGCACGCCGTCGTCGGTGAGGAGGCCTTCCTCGTCCAGAGCGGACAGGCCGGCGGCGCCGGTATCGTCAAGGGGCTGTCGGGCGCGCTCGGCGTGGGCATCGGGGAGTGCGTGGTCGCCTATTCGCCGGCGGCGCTCGACGACATCCCCGATCGCCGCACCGATGATCCCGAGGCGGAGCTGCAACGGCTGCGCGACGCGATCGAGTCGACCAAGGTCGATATCCGCAACCTCTCGGAAGAGATGCGGACCGTGCTGCCGGAGGAAGAGCGCGCGCTGTTCGATGTCTACGTGATGATGCTGGACGGCGAATCGCTCTGGGCCGAGGCGGAACGCGTGATCCGCGGTGGCCTCTGGGCCCCGGCCGGTCTGCGCGAGAGCATCCGCTCGCACGTGCACCAGTTCCAGGATATGGCCGATCCGTATCTCGCGGAACGCGCGAGCGACATCCGCGATCTCGGGCGGCGGATCCTGGTCAAGCTCGGCCGCGACCAGCAGAACGGCCCGCGCGAGTATCCACGGCAGACCATTCTCGCCGGGCACGAGGTCAGCGCCGCACAGATCGCCGAGGTCCCACAGGAGCGCCTCGCCGGCATCGTCTCCATGCGCGGTTCCGGCTCCTCGCATGTCGCCATCCTGGCGCGCGCGCTCGGGATCCCCACCGTGATGGGCGCGGCCGACCTCCCGATCGCCCGGCTGGAAGGCAAGGAGCTGATCGTCGACGGCTATCTCGGCTGGGTGTTCGTCCAGCCGGATGACGACATCAAGGAGGAGTTCGTCCGGCTCGAGCGCGAGGAACACGAACTCACCGAGCAGCTCCAGGATCTGAAGCATCTGCCGACGGTGACCACCGACGGCACCCGGATATCGCTGTTCGCGAATACCGGTCTGCAGGCGGAGATCAGTCCCGCGCTGATCGAGGTCGCGGATGGGCTCGGGTTGTACCGCACCGAGATGCCGTTCCAGGTGCGCGACCGTTTCCCGGGCGAGGACGAGCAGGTGCAGATCTACCGCCGCCCGCTGGAGTCATTCGCGCCGGCGCCGTGCATCCTGCGCACGCTCGATATCGGTGGCGACAAGACGCTGCCCTATTTCTCGGTCGAAGAGGACAACCCGTTTCTCGGCTGGCGCGGCATCCGCGTCACGCTGGATCATCCCGAGATCTTCCTCACCCAGGTCCGGGCGATGCTCCGGGCGAACGAGGGCATCGGCAACCTGTCGATCATGCTGCCGATGATCTCGCGGCTCGAGGAGCTGCAGCAGTCGATGGCGCTGATCCAGCGTGCGCACCGGGAACTGCTGGATGAGGGGCTCGATACGCCGCTGCCGCCGATCGGCGTCATGATCGAGGTACCGGCCGCCGTCTATCAGATCGAGGCGATCGCCAAGCGCGTCGACTTCATCTCGGTCGGCACCAACGACCTCACCCAGTATCTGCTGGCGGTTGACCGCAACAACGAACGGGTCGCCAAGATCTACGACAGCCTGCACCCGGCGGTGCTGGCCGCGCTGGTCCAGATCAAGCGCGGCGCCGCCCGCCACGGCAAGCCGGTCAGCATCTGCGGCGAGTTCGCGGGCGATCCGCTGGGCGCCATCCTTCTGCTCGGCATGGGCATCGACAGCCTGTCGATGAGCGCCGGCAGCCTGCTGCGGATCAAGTGGGTAATCCGCTCATTCTCCTACCAGCGCGCCCGCGAGATCCTCGAACGCGCCCTCGAAATGGAAGACGGCCGCGAAGTCCGCGCCATGATGATCGAAGAAATCGAACGCGCGGGCATCGGTGGGCTCATCCGGGCAGGCAAATAA
- a CDS encoding DUF1461 domain-containing protein produces MARPFAALYWSVFAGALLIASLFVSWQALAAFDFAYPVWHEALGIDDTIARYGPENRWRQGFEQTTAGERARLFAAIVDAIHADGRGLAELRYHAPDGREIGRLLREPEIVHLRDVARLVGWFENAGITALALVIVFAAEARWRRRTLPSARRFLGGAAVMLGVAGVALLAIGPVELFYALHEVVFPDDHQWFFWYQDSLMTTLMQAPNLFGAIAAVWIPFALALAGAGLWAVGRLLERGHPLSA; encoded by the coding sequence GTGGCCCGGCCGTTCGCGGCACTGTACTGGTCCGTGTTCGCCGGCGCGCTGCTCATCGCCAGTCTGTTCGTTTCCTGGCAGGCCCTTGCGGCCTTCGATTTCGCCTATCCGGTCTGGCACGAGGCGCTCGGAATCGATGACACGATCGCGCGCTACGGCCCCGAGAACCGCTGGCGCCAGGGCTTCGAGCAGACGACCGCGGGCGAGCGGGCCCGTCTGTTCGCCGCCATCGTCGATGCGATCCATGCCGATGGCCGCGGTCTCGCCGAACTGCGCTACCACGCCCCCGACGGCCGCGAGATCGGACGCCTGCTGCGCGAGCCCGAGATCGTACATCTGCGCGATGTGGCCCGTCTGGTCGGCTGGTTCGAAAACGCCGGCATCACGGCCCTGGCGCTCGTGATCGTGTTCGCCGCCGAGGCCCGGTGGCGGCGTCGTACGCTGCCCTCGGCGCGGCGGTTCCTCGGGGGGGCCGCCGTGATGCTCGGCGTGGCCGGTGTCGCGCTCCTCGCGATCGGCCCGGTCGAGCTGTTCTACGCGCTGCACGAGGTTGTATTCCCGGACGACCATCAGTGGTTCTTCTGGTACCAGGACTCGCTTATGACCACCCTGATGCAGGCACCGAACCTGTTCGGCGCCATCGCCGCCGTGTGGATCCCGTTTGCACTCGCATTGGCTGGGGCCGGGCTGTGGGCGGTCGGTCGTTTGCTGGAGCGCGGCCACCCGCTGTCTGCGTGA
- a CDS encoding YfaZ family outer membrane protein — MMKRLLGAAALGVCSTTTHGAGLDIALGQDTASLVYLTDTASMGYGGADIGFGGFFNNDDDIMVTGNFLVTGSPGQNIPLQFGVGAKGYYTDLDSNRDASAIGIGGQVRYLFPTETHLAFSVEGYYAPRITTFQDADSLAEFNPRFELEVVPGTHAFVGYRWIEFDMDGGRDEELSDEINVGIRLTF; from the coding sequence ATGATGAAACGTTTGCTGGGGGCCGCAGCCCTCGGGGTATGTTCAACGACGACCCATGGGGCCGGTCTGGATATCGCGCTCGGTCAGGACACGGCCAGCCTGGTCTACCTCACCGATACCGCGAGCATGGGGTACGGTGGCGCGGACATCGGATTCGGCGGCTTCTTCAACAACGACGATGACATCATGGTGACCGGGAACTTCCTCGTGACCGGCAGCCCGGGCCAGAACATCCCGCTGCAGTTCGGGGTGGGGGCGAAGGGCTATTACACGGATCTCGATTCCAACCGGGATGCGAGCGCCATCGGCATCGGCGGGCAGGTGCGGTATCTGTTCCCGACCGAGACGCACCTTGCGTTCTCCGTCGAGGGGTATTACGCGCCGCGTATCACCACTTTCCAGGACGCCGATTCGCTGGCGGAATTCAATCCGCGCTTCGAGCTCGAGGTCGTGCCCGGCACCCACGCGTTCGTCGGTTATCGCTGGATCGAGTTCGACATGGACGGCGGCCGGGATGAAGAGCTCAGCGATGAGATCAATGTCGGTATCCGGCTGACCTTCTGA
- the mazG gene encoding nucleoside triphosphate pyrophosphohydrolase, with product MAAIDRVLAVMARLRDPQTGCPWDVAQDFRSIAPHTVEEAYEVADAIERGDFDDLRDELGDLLLQVVYHARMAEERDAFDFEGVADGLAAKLIRRHPHVFGEAGATDADTREQLWEQAKADERAERGESDPSALAGVTLGLPALTRAQKLSRRAARAGFDWPDASGPAAKVREELEEIEAAGEDPDAREAEVGDLLFAAVNLARHLDVDAETALRRAGQRFERRFRAVEGHARRDGGGTAGMPMDTLEGYWQAAKRDE from the coding sequence ATGGCGGCGATCGATCGCGTGCTGGCGGTGATGGCGCGTCTGCGGGATCCGCAGACCGGTTGCCCATGGGATGTCGCCCAGGATTTCCGCTCCATCGCCCCGCATACGGTGGAAGAGGCCTATGAGGTCGCTGATGCCATCGAGCGTGGCGACTTCGATGACCTGCGCGACGAACTCGGCGACCTGCTGCTGCAGGTCGTCTATCACGCCCGCATGGCCGAGGAGCGCGATGCGTTCGATTTCGAGGGCGTCGCCGACGGGCTCGCGGCCAAACTGATCCGGCGCCACCCGCATGTATTCGGCGAGGCGGGCGCGACCGACGCGGATACGCGTGAACAGCTCTGGGAACAGGCGAAGGCCGACGAGCGCGCCGAACGCGGTGAATCCGACCCGAGTGCGCTCGCGGGCGTGACCCTGGGGCTGCCCGCCCTGACCCGTGCGCAGAAGCTCTCACGCCGGGCCGCCCGCGCCGGTTTCGATTGGCCCGATGCCTCCGGCCCCGCCGCCAAGGTGCGCGAGGAACTGGAGGAGATCGAGGCCGCCGGTGAGGATCCGGATGCCCGTGAGGCCGAAGTCGGGGATCTGCTGTTCGCCGCGGTCAATCTCGCGCGCCATCTGGACGTCGACGCCGAGACCGCGCTGCGCCGTGCCGGTCAGCGTTTCGAACGCCGCTTCCGCGCGGTGGAGGGGCATGCACGGCGCGATGGCGGTGGCACGGCGGGCATGCCGATGGATACCCTGGAAGGGTATTGGCAGGCCGCCAAGCGCGACGAGTGA
- a CDS encoding YggS family pyridoxal phosphate-dependent enzyme has product MNEPVDADRDRTAVQAALAEVERRIDAACERAGRDRAGVAVLPVTKTVPPERIAWAIEAGYRTLAENRVQDAAAKAEALADQGVSWHLIGHLQRNKVKQALGFVTCIETLDRENLVERLADQLAARGESREVLMQVNTSGAASQFGVMPEAAAELATVIAKRPELEWKGLMTIGRFSEDPEDTRDCFRTLRRLRDDLQERSGQALPVLSMGMSGDLEVAVEEGATLVRVGSAVFGARG; this is encoded by the coding sequence GTGAACGAGCCCGTAGATGCCGATCGGGATCGCACCGCGGTCCAGGCGGCCCTGGCGGAGGTGGAACGGCGCATCGACGCCGCGTGTGAGCGCGCCGGTCGCGATCGCGCCGGCGTGGCGGTGCTGCCGGTCACGAAAACGGTGCCGCCCGAGCGTATCGCCTGGGCGATCGAGGCGGGTTATCGAACGCTCGCGGAGAACCGTGTCCAGGACGCCGCCGCCAAGGCGGAGGCGTTGGCCGATCAGGGCGTGAGCTGGCACCTGATCGGCCATCTGCAGCGCAACAAGGTCAAACAGGCACTCGGGTTCGTCACCTGCATCGAGACCCTGGACCGGGAGAATCTCGTCGAACGCCTGGCGGATCAGCTGGCCGCGCGCGGTGAGAGCCGCGAGGTGTTGATGCAGGTCAACACTTCCGGCGCCGCCAGCCAGTTCGGGGTCATGCCGGAGGCCGCGGCCGAACTCGCGACCGTCATCGCGAAGCGGCCGGAGCTGGAATGGAAGGGGCTGATGACGATCGGCCGCTTCAGCGAAGACCCCGAGGACACGCGCGATTGTTTCCGCACACTGCGCCGGCTGCGGGACGATCTGCAGGAGCGGTCCGGCCAGGCGCTCCCGGTGCTCTCGATGGGCATGTCGGGCGACCTTGAAGTCGCCGTGGAGGAGGGGGCTACGCTGGTGCGTGTCGGCAGCGCCGTATTCGGCGCGCGCGGCTGA
- the metG gene encoding methionine--tRNA ligase → MNAPRRILVTSALPYANGPIHLGHMVEYVQTDIWARFQRLRGNQCVYVCADDAHGTPIMLKAQQEDTTPEDLIYRFSAEHQRDFADFLIGFDTYYSTHSEENRELAETIYTRLRDNGHIAVRTIEQAFDEEAGMFLPDRFIKGECPRCGAAGQYGDSCEVCGATYTPNDLKNPVSALSGSTPVTRESEHHFFQLADFTDMLREWTRGGHLQPAIANKLDEWFETGLADWDISRDAPYWGFEIPDAPGKYFYVWLDAPIGYMAAHRHWCDRNGEDFDAVWGAESDAELYHFIGKDIAYFHTLFWPAMLHGAGFRTPDGVYCHGFLTVDGQKMSKSRGTFIKARTYLDHLGPEYLRYYFAAKLSADVDDLDLNLDDFIQRVNSDLVGKLVNIASRCAGFISKRFDGRLAGELEAPERFEEMVAAGESIAAAYERRDFGRAMREIMDLADDANAWIAERAPWQAIKEEGREAEVQRVCTQGLNCFRTLMAWLKPVLPETAARTEAFLQCDPLDWDNAARPLLDHEIAKFKPLITRIERTTIDTMLEQSKADLAGNAGAEAPAGPPGGEEIAETINVDDFSKVDLRVARIAAAERVEGADKLLRLTLDLGTEQRTVFAGIRKAYDPAALEGRLTVMVANLAPRKMRFGTSEGMVLAAGDGEGIHILSPDSGAEPGMRIR, encoded by the coding sequence ATGAACGCGCCGCGTCGCATCCTGGTCACGAGTGCCCTGCCCTACGCCAACGGCCCGATCCATCTCGGGCACATGGTCGAGTACGTGCAGACCGATATCTGGGCGCGCTTTCAGCGCCTGCGTGGCAATCAATGCGTGTACGTCTGCGCGGACGACGCGCATGGCACGCCGATCATGCTCAAGGCGCAGCAGGAAGACACGACCCCCGAAGACCTGATCTACCGGTTCAGCGCCGAACATCAACGCGATTTCGCCGACTTCCTGATCGGTTTCGATACGTATTACAGCACGCACTCGGAGGAGAACCGGGAACTCGCGGAGACCATTTACACGCGGCTGCGCGACAACGGCCACATCGCCGTGCGCACCATCGAACAGGCCTTTGACGAAGAGGCCGGCATGTTCCTGCCCGACCGCTTCATCAAGGGCGAATGCCCGCGCTGCGGCGCGGCCGGCCAGTACGGTGATTCCTGCGAGGTCTGCGGCGCGACCTACACGCCCAACGACCTGAAGAATCCGGTCTCGGCGCTGTCCGGCTCCACGCCGGTCACGCGCGAATCCGAACACCACTTCTTCCAGCTGGCCGACTTCACCGACATGCTGCGCGAGTGGACCCGGGGCGGTCATCTGCAGCCGGCGATCGCGAACAAACTGGATGAATGGTTCGAGACCGGTCTCGCCGACTGGGACATCTCGCGCGACGCCCCCTACTGGGGCTTCGAGATCCCGGATGCGCCCGGCAAGTACTTCTACGTCTGGCTCGACGCGCCGATCGGCTACATGGCGGCCCACCGCCACTGGTGCGATCGCAACGGCGAGGATTTCGACGCCGTCTGGGGTGCGGAAAGCGACGCCGAGCTGTATCACTTCATCGGCAAGGACATCGCCTATTTCCACACGCTGTTCTGGCCGGCCATGCTGCACGGCGCCGGTTTCCGCACGCCGGACGGCGTCTACTGCCACGGCTTCCTGACCGTCGACGGCCAGAAGATGTCGAAGTCGCGGGGCACCTTCATCAAGGCGCGCACGTATCTCGACCATCTGGGTCCGGAGTATCTGCGCTATTACTTCGCCGCCAAGCTGTCCGCCGACGTCGACGACCTCGACCTCAACCTCGACGACTTTATCCAGCGCGTGAACAGCGATCTGGTCGGCAAACTCGTGAACATCGCCAGCCGCTGCGCCGGGTTCATCAGCAAACGCTTCGACGGCCGACTCGCCGGAGAACTGGAGGCGCCGGAACGCTTCGAGGAGATGGTCGCCGCCGGCGAGTCGATTGCCGCCGCGTACGAGCGCCGCGACTTCGGTCGCGCCATGCGCGAGATCATGGATCTCGCCGATGACGCCAACGCCTGGATCGCGGAGCGTGCACCGTGGCAGGCCATCAAGGAAGAAGGCCGCGAGGCCGAGGTCCAGCGGGTCTGTACCCAGGGTCTGAACTGCTTCCGCACGCTGATGGCCTGGCTCAAACCCGTGCTGCCCGAGACGGCCGCACGCACCGAGGCGTTCCTGCAGTGCGATCCGCTCGACTGGGACAACGCGGCGCGGCCGCTGCTGGACCATGAAATCGCGAAGTTCAAACCGCTGATCACGCGGATCGAGCGCACCACGATCGACACCATGCTCGAGCAGTCAAAGGCCGATCTCGCCGGCAATGCCGGCGCCGAGGCGCCCGCCGGGCCGCCGGGCGGCGAGGAGATCGCCGAGACCATCAACGTCGACGATTTCTCGAAGGTCGACCTGCGGGTCGCGCGCATCGCCGCCGCCGAACGCGTCGAGGGCGCCGACAAACTGCTGCGGCTCACGCTCGACCTGGGCACGGAGCAGCGCACCGTGTTCGCGGGCATCCGCAAGGCCTACGATCCGGCTGCCCTCGAGGGCCGACTGACGGTCATGGTCGCCAACCTGGCACCGCGGAAGATGCGCTTCGGCACCTCCGAGGGCATGGTCCTCGCCGCCGGCGACGGCGAAGGCATCCACATCCTCTCACCGGACAGCGGCGCCGAGCCGGGCATGCGTATCCGCTGA
- a CDS encoding SixA phosphatase family protein, translating into MKELILIRHGKSSWKGDLPDHERPLAPRGERDAPEMGRRLARTGSVPERIVTSDAERARATAVALAGAAGLPAGAVVEEPRLYHAGADEIPMLARGLHDGFDRVALVGHNPTLQIAAERLCGLHAKKLPTAAVVRMHFAIDRWADLPDQGGTCIEFDYPKKRGA; encoded by the coding sequence ATGAAGGAATTGATTCTGATCCGGCATGGCAAATCCAGCTGGAAAGGCGATCTCCCGGATCACGAGCGCCCCTTGGCACCGCGCGGCGAGCGCGATGCGCCCGAAATGGGCCGCCGTCTGGCCCGTACGGGCAGCGTACCCGAGCGCATTGTCACTTCGGATGCCGAGCGCGCCCGGGCCACCGCCGTGGCACTGGCGGGTGCCGCTGGTCTCCCGGCCGGGGCGGTCGTGGAAGAACCCCGGCTCTACCACGCCGGCGCTGATGAAATCCCGATGCTGGCGCGTGGGCTGCACGATGGTTTTGACCGGGTCGCGCTGGTCGGCCACAACCCGACGCTGCAAATAGCCGCGGAACGATTGTGTGGCCTTCATGCGAAAAAACTGCCGACCGCCGCCGTGGTGCGGATGCATTTCGCCATTGACCGCTGGGCGGATCTGCCCGACCAGGGCGGGACGTGTATCGAGTTCGATTACCCGAAGAAACGCGGGGCCTGA
- a CDS encoding DUF481 domain-containing protein, which produces MITCPSRAACGALLLSLLATPVFADEDAAGDGSAETPEYPEVSGNVTLGLFSASGNTESESVKLDVETEVEYDKWRHTAAVNGYQASEDGEESAERYAGRLQSDYRITERTYLFVVGRYERDRFGAFDRRASLASGLGRRFIETEDVELDLEVGAGRRVAEPDGTNEREYDTIGVLRGDFDWQLSEVSEFSQELQVESGEENTSTSSVSAIRSKFAGNLSWVLSYTIEHNSDVPAGTEKTDRFTAVSLQYGF; this is translated from the coding sequence TTGATCACCTGCCCCTCCCGCGCCGCCTGCGGCGCCCTGTTACTGTCCCTCCTCGCCACGCCGGTCTTCGCCGATGAAGATGCCGCCGGTGACGGTTCAGCGGAGACGCCCGAGTATCCCGAGGTCTCCGGCAACGTCACGCTGGGTCTGTTCAGCGCCTCCGGCAACACCGAGAGCGAGAGCGTCAAACTCGATGTCGAGACCGAAGTCGAGTATGACAAGTGGCGGCATACCGCGGCGGTCAACGGCTACCAGGCGTCGGAAGACGGCGAGGAATCCGCCGAGCGCTACGCGGGGCGGCTGCAGTCGGACTACCGCATTACCGAGCGCACCTATCTCTTCGTGGTCGGGCGTTATGAGCGCGATCGCTTCGGCGCCTTCGATCGTCGTGCCTCGCTCGCCTCCGGTCTCGGCCGCAGGTTCATTGAAACCGAGGACGTCGAACTGGATCTGGAGGTCGGTGCGGGTCGTCGGGTCGCCGAGCCGGACGGCACCAACGAGCGTGAATACGATACGATCGGCGTGCTGCGGGGGGACTTCGACTGGCAGTTGTCGGAGGTCAGCGAATTCAGCCAGGAGCTGCAGGTGGAGTCCGGCGAGGAAAACACCTCGACGAGCAGCGTGAGCGCGATCCGCTCGAAGTTCGCGGGCAACCTGTCGTGGGTGCTCTCCTACACCATCGAACACAACAGCGACGTGCCCGCGGGCACCGAGAAAACGGACCGGTTCACGGCGGTTTCGCTGCAGTACGGTTTCTGA
- a CDS encoding DUF1841 family protein gives MFGNDRESMRRYYVETWRKANAGETLDPMERMVATVISEHPEYQPLLAPGNEAVLDRDYMPEDGQTNPFLHMGMHIALREQTGTDRPPGIRALFEQLARHEGDHLEAEHRLMEPLGEVLHAAQRAGTQPDEADYLERVRKVVTQATGDKPDA, from the coding sequence ATGTTCGGCAATGATCGCGAAAGCATGCGGCGTTATTACGTCGAGACCTGGCGCAAGGCGAATGCCGGGGAGACGCTCGATCCGATGGAGCGGATGGTGGCGACCGTAATCTCGGAGCACCCGGAATACCAGCCGCTGCTGGCACCCGGCAACGAGGCGGTGCTCGACCGCGACTACATGCCCGAGGACGGGCAGACGAATCCGTTCCTGCACATGGGCATGCACATCGCCCTGCGCGAACAGACCGGCACCGATCGACCACCAGGCATCCGCGCCCTGTTCGAGCAGCTCGCGCGCCACGAGGGGGACCACCTCGAGGCCGAGCATCGGCTGATGGAGCCGCTGGGCGAGGTGCTGCACGCGGCCCAGCGCGCGGGCACGCAGCCCGACGAGGCCGACTATCTGGAGCGGGTGCGGAAGGTGGTCACGCAGGCGACCGGAGACAAGCCCGACGCCTGA
- a CDS encoding HAD family hydrolase, with translation MRLAIFDLDNTLITADSDHLWGEYLAERGIVDGEHYRRQNDRYYAEYQAGTLDIHEFLRFSLRILAETDPAELARLRAGFIEEKIAPIVAPGTPSLLARHRDAGDHLMIITATNSFVTEPIARMLGVETLIATDPEQRDGRYTGDVSGTPCFREGKVERLGLWLEENGADLQGSAFYSDSHNDLPLLEQVERPCAVDPDEQLAAAARERNWPVISLRGD, from the coding sequence GTGCGACTCGCGATTTTCGACCTCGACAACACCTTGATCACGGCCGACAGCGATCACCTCTGGGGCGAGTATCTCGCGGAGCGCGGCATCGTCGACGGCGAGCATTACCGGCGCCAGAATGACCGGTATTACGCCGAGTACCAGGCCGGGACACTGGATATCCACGAGTTCCTGCGCTTCTCGCTGCGCATCCTCGCCGAGACGGACCCGGCCGAGCTGGCGCGCCTGCGCGCCGGCTTCATCGAGGAAAAGATCGCCCCGATCGTCGCCCCGGGCACCCCGTCGCTGCTCGCGCGCCACCGGGACGCGGGCGATCACCTGATGATCATCACCGCGACCAATTCCTTCGTAACGGAACCGATCGCCCGGATGCTCGGGGTCGAGACCCTGATCGCGACCGACCCCGAACAACGCGACGGCCGCTACACCGGGGATGTCAGCGGGACACCCTGCTTTCGCGAGGGCAAAGTCGAGCGCCTGGGGCTATGGCTGGAGGAGAACGGGGCCGATCTCCAGGGGAGCGCGTTCTACAGTGACTCGCACAATGATCTGCCGCTACTGGAACAGGTCGAACGACCCTGTGCGGTCGATCCGGATGAGCAACTCGCGGCGGCGGCGCGCGAGCGCAACTGGCCGGTGATCAGCCTACGGGGCGATTGA
- the nth gene encoding endonuclease III, producing MNRARREQIMARLAERDPEPTTELHFETPFQLLIAVILSAQSTDRGVNAATARLFPAAPDAESMLALGVEGVKEHIRTLGLFNNKAKNVVETCRMLVEHHGGEVPRDRAALEALPGVGRKTANVILNTAFGEPTIAVDTHIFRVANRTGFAPGKNVRAVEDQLVKVMPKAYLRHAHHWLILHGRYVCTARKPRCGDCRIHDLCEYPDKTA from the coding sequence ATGAACCGCGCCAGGCGCGAACAGATCATGGCCCGGCTGGCGGAGCGCGACCCGGAACCGACCACGGAGCTGCATTTCGAGACGCCGTTCCAGCTGCTGATCGCCGTCATCCTCTCCGCCCAGTCGACGGACCGGGGCGTGAACGCCGCGACGGCCCGCCTGTTCCCGGCCGCGCCGGACGCGGAATCGATGCTCGCGCTCGGCGTCGAGGGAGTAAAGGAACATATCCGCACGCTGGGCCTGTTCAACAACAAGGCGAAGAATGTCGTCGAGACCTGCCGCATGCTCGTCGAGCATCATGGCGGCGAGGTACCGCGCGACCGCGCGGCGCTGGAGGCGTTACCGGGCGTCGGGCGAAAGACCGCGAACGTGATCCTGAATACCGCCTTCGGCGAACCGACGATCGCCGTGGATACGCACATATTCCGCGTCGCCAACCGCACGGGCTTCGCACCCGGCAAGAATGTGCGCGCGGTCGAGGATCAACTGGTGAAGGTGATGCCCAAGGCCTACCTGCGCCACGCCCATCACTGGCTGATCCTGCACGGGCGCTATGTCTGTACCGCCCGTAAACCCCGCTGCGGTGACTGCCGGATTCACGATCTCTGCGAATACCCCGACAAGACCGCGTGA